One window of Bacillus alkalicellulosilyticus genomic DNA carries:
- a CDS encoding PLD nuclease N-terminal domain-containing protein yields MEGLQDINLALLAPILILQLILVVFALINLSKQEETNGPKWMWVLIILFVNLIGAVLYFVIGRKK; encoded by the coding sequence ATGGAAGGTTTACAAGATATTAATTTAGCTTTGCTTGCTCCAATCCTTATATTACAACTTATATTAGTCGTTTTTGCATTAATTAATTTAAGTAAACAAGAGGAAACAAATGGTCCAAAATGGATGTGGGTCCTTATTATCTTATTTGTCAATTTAATAGGGGCGGTTTTATATTTTGTGATTGGTCGAAAAAAATAG
- a CDS encoding transcriptional regulator, which produces MTTCDCELSVLLLVLPVMLIQSILLFIDAKKKSRFPWFWGLWGLIQFPLPTLFYLLLVVRPYKKRLKQMEEK; this is translated from the coding sequence ATGACAACATGTGATTGTGAGTTGAGTGTCCTGCTTCTTGTCCTACCGGTAATGCTTATACAAAGTATCTTGTTATTTATTGATGCAAAAAAGAAGAGTCGATTTCCGTGGTTTTGGGGGTTGTGGGGATTGATACAGTTCCCATTGCCAACTTTGTTTTACTTACTACTTGTCGTTCGACCGTATAAAAAAAGACTTAAACAAATGGAGGAGAAATAA
- a CDS encoding YxlC family protein, with the protein MKKQNDQQDKITNALQQDWKNLDSLAEQTPSVFEIKEQIVAFKAERKKAFYKEFGLFLLTAILILTAIAMSIAQAPILFLVIQGLAVIVLPIIGVVLYKKEKAEGDTAYDNM; encoded by the coding sequence TTGAAAAAGCAAAATGACCAACAAGACAAAATAACAAATGCATTACAACAGGATTGGAAAAATCTCGATAGCCTTGCAGAACAAACACCCTCTGTTTTTGAAATAAAAGAACAGATAGTCGCGTTCAAAGCTGAAAGGAAAAAAGCGTTCTATAAGGAATTTGGATTGTTTCTACTCACAGCAATTCTAATTTTAACAGCAATAGCCATGAGTATCGCACAAGCACCTATCCTCTTTCTTGTCATTCAAGGCTTAGCAGTCATTGTCTTACCTATTATTGGTGTTGTGTTATATAAAAAAGAAAAAGCGGAAGGGGATACAGCTTATGACAACATGTGA
- the sigY gene encoding RNA polymerase sigma factor SigY: protein MEHEDDVMLIRKAIAGDDDAFSQLFQRYYSFLYKYLLKLTLDEEISSDLSQETMFKCYSNLSSYKGESKFSTWMISIASRLYIDYLRKQKREKKWLENLKQTLSRSLSYEAALQSIEWSDIFADFNQLQGDVRIPILLHHYYGYTYDEIGKMIGVRPGTVKSRIHNGLKSIRKEWDEVEKAK from the coding sequence ATGGAACATGAGGATGATGTAATGTTAATACGAAAAGCAATAGCGGGAGATGATGATGCCTTTTCGCAGTTGTTTCAACGGTATTATTCTTTTTTATACAAGTACTTATTAAAACTCACATTAGATGAAGAGATAAGTTCTGATCTCTCTCAAGAAACGATGTTCAAGTGTTATTCCAATTTATCTTCATATAAAGGAGAGAGTAAATTTTCAACGTGGATGATATCAATCGCATCAAGATTGTATATCGACTATCTCCGTAAACAAAAGCGGGAAAAGAAGTGGCTAGAAAACTTGAAACAAACACTTTCAAGGTCACTTTCCTATGAAGCAGCTTTACAAAGTATCGAGTGGAGTGACATTTTCGCTGATTTCAATCAACTTCAAGGTGACGTGAGAATTCCGATCCTTTTACACCATTATTATGGGTACACCTATGACGAAATCGGAAAGATGATTGGGGTTCGACCTGGAACCGTGAAATCAAGAATTCATAACGGACTTAAGTCGATAAGAAAGGAGTGGGATGAGGTTGAAAAAGCAAAATGA